In the Streptomyces fradiae ATCC 10745 = DSM 40063 genome, CAGATCCAGTGGATCCTCGGCGACTCGGGCGCGGTCGCCGTGGTGGTGGAGAGCGAGGCGCACGAGAAGGCGGTGGAGTCCGTACGGGACCGGCTGCCGGAGCTGCGCCACGTGTGGCGGATCGACGCGGGCGCCCTGGACGAGCTGGCCGAGGCCGGCCGGGACGTGCCCGACGCCACGCTCGACGAGCGCGGCGGCACCGCCGGGGCCGACGACGTGGCCACGATCGTCTACACCTCGGGCACGACCGGCCGCCCCAAGGGCTGCGTGCTCACGCACCGCAACTTCTTCGCCGAGTGCGGCAACGTCGTCGAGCGGCTGAAGCCGCTGTTCCAGACGGGCCGCTCGTCGGTGCTGCTGTTCCTGCCGGCCGCGCACGTCTTCGGCCGCATGGTCGAGGTCGCCTCGGTGCTGGCGCCGATCCGGCTCGGCTGCGTCCCCGACATCAAGAACCTCACGGACGACCTGGCGTCGTTCAGGCCGACGCTGATCCTCGGTGTGCCGCGCGTCTTCGAGAAGGTCTACAACTCGGCGCGGGCCAAGGCCCAGGCGGACGGCAAGGGCCGGATCTTCGACCGGGCGGCGCAGACCGCCATCGCCTACAGCCGGGCGAAGTCCTCGCCGGGCGGCCCCTCGCTCGGGCTGCGGCTGAAGCACAAGCTGTTCGACGTGCTGGTGTACTCCAAGCTCCGCGCGGTGCTGGGCGGCCGCTGCGAGTTCGCGATCTCGGGCGGCGCGCCGCTGGGCGAGCGGCTCGGCCACTTCTACAGCGGCATCGGCTTCACCGTGCTGGAGGGGTACGGCCTGACGGAGTCGTGCGCGGCGACCGCGTTCAACCCGTGGGACCGGCAGAAGATCGGCACGGTGGGCCAGCCGCTGCCGGGCTCCAAGGTGCGGATCGCCGACGACGGCGAGGTGCTGCTCCACGGCGAGCACGTCTTCACCGGCTACTGGGGCAACGAGGCGGCGACGGCGGAGGCGCTGTCGGACGGCTGGTTCCACACCGGCGACATCGGCACCCTCGACGAGGACGGCTACCTGGCCATCACCGGCCGCAAGAAGGAGATCCTGGTCACGGCGGGCGGCAAGAACGTCGCCCCGGCGGTGATCGAGGACCGCATCCGCGGGCACGCCCTGGTCGCGGAGTGCATGGTCGTCGGGGACGGGCGTCCCTTCGTCGGCGCGCTGGTCACCCTGGACGAGGAGTTCCTGGCCCGCTGGGCGGCCGAGCACGGCAAGCCGGCCGGTTCGACGGCGGCCCAGCTGCGGGAGGACCCGGAGCTGCTGGCGGAGGTCCAGCGGGCGGTGGACGACGGCAACGCGGCGGTGTCGAAGGCCGAGTCGGTGCGCAAGTTCCGCGTGCTGCCCTCGCAGTTCACGGAGGAGGCCGGCCACATCACGCCGTCGCTGAAGCTGAAGCGCAACGTCGTCGCGAAGGACTTCGCCGACGAGATCGAGGCCATCTACCGGGGCTGAGCCCCCCGCTGGAGCGGCGCGGTGCCCGCCGAGACCCACGCGGTCCGGCGGGCGCCGCGCGTACGAGGGTCCGGCGGGCAGACGGTCGTCCTCCAGACCACGGAGGGGGCCGGGCGCCGCACGTACGAGGGTCCGGCACACGCGCACCCCACCGCACACAGCGCAGCGCACGCACTCCGCCGCAGCGCACGCGCCGCGCCCCGCAGCAGCGCCCCACCGGGCACGTACTCCGCGGGACAGGGGGGCGCCCCGCACGGCGCACGGACTCCCGCCCGGGGGACGCGGACACGACACCCCGCAGGGGCCCAGGCCCCCGCACGGACACGACACCCCGCACGGGCCCCGCGCACCGACGCGCCCCCACCAGGCGCCGCGCCCCCACCGGGCGCCGGGCACCCCACCAGGAGCCGGCACCCCGCCGGGGCCGCCCGGCCGCCACGGGCCGCGCCCACCCGGCGAGGGCCCGCCGCCTACAGCAGGTCCCTCAGGCGATCCGCGAGGAGGTCCCAGCGCCACGTCTCCTCCACCCAGAGACGCC is a window encoding:
- a CDS encoding AMP-dependent synthetase/ligase, which codes for MREFSLPALYEVPADGNLTDLVRRNAAQHPDVAVMARKVEGGWQDVTAREFLAEVRSAAKGLIAAGVGPGDRVALVSRTRYEWVRLDFAIWSAGAVTVPVYETSSPEQIQWILGDSGAVAVVVESEAHEKAVESVRDRLPELRHVWRIDAGALDELAEAGRDVPDATLDERGGTAGADDVATIVYTSGTTGRPKGCVLTHRNFFAECGNVVERLKPLFQTGRSSVLLFLPAAHVFGRMVEVASVLAPIRLGCVPDIKNLTDDLASFRPTLILGVPRVFEKVYNSARAKAQADGKGRIFDRAAQTAIAYSRAKSSPGGPSLGLRLKHKLFDVLVYSKLRAVLGGRCEFAISGGAPLGERLGHFYSGIGFTVLEGYGLTESCAATAFNPWDRQKIGTVGQPLPGSKVRIADDGEVLLHGEHVFTGYWGNEAATAEALSDGWFHTGDIGTLDEDGYLAITGRKKEILVTAGGKNVAPAVIEDRIRGHALVAECMVVGDGRPFVGALVTLDEEFLARWAAEHGKPAGSTAAQLREDPELLAEVQRAVDDGNAAVSKAESVRKFRVLPSQFTEEAGHITPSLKLKRNVVAKDFADEIEAIYRG